A window of Thermosipho affectus contains these coding sequences:
- a CDS encoding chemotaxis protein CheW — protein MSVETEFEVLSFNVCNQEMSFDVDYVEIVIDKDEVTPVPKSKEVIDGVINLRGRIIPVVNLKKILGGICHNIENEEFKKIIITKIRDIEVGFLVENVKGVLRTSQEEIDKAFRDVDTYGKKAKGLIKKGERLVVYLDIEEILDEIIGVEEV, from the coding sequence ATGAGTGTAGAAACGGAATTTGAAGTTTTGAGTTTTAATGTTTGTAATCAAGAAATGAGTTTTGATGTAGATTATGTGGAAATAGTTATTGATAAGGATGAAGTTACCCCTGTGCCTAAATCAAAAGAGGTAATAGATGGTGTGATTAATTTAAGAGGTAGGATTATACCAGTTGTTAATTTGAAAAAAATTCTCGGTGGAATATGCCACAACATAGAAAACGAAGAGTTTAAAAAGATAATTATTACGAAAATAAGAGATATTGAAGTAGGTTTTTTGGTAGAAAATGTTAAGGGAGTTTTAAGAACATCTCAAGAAGAAATTGATAAAGCGTTTAGAGATGTGGATACTTATGGTAAGAAAGCAAAGGGATTAATAAAAAAAGGTGAAAGACTTGTGGTATACTTAGATATTGAGGAGATATTGGATGAAATAATTGGTGTGGAGGAGGTATAA
- the cheY gene encoding chemotaxis protein CheY has product MGKKILIVDDAAFMRMMLKDIITKAGHEVVGEAANGKEAVEKYKELKPDIVTMDITMPEMNGIEAIKEIKKIDPNATVIVCSAMGQQAMVIEAIQAGAKDFIVKPFQAARVIEAIQKVSG; this is encoded by the coding sequence ATGGGGAAGAAAATTTTGATTGTGGATGATGCTGCATTTATGAGGATGATGTTGAAAGATATTATTACCAAAGCAGGTCATGAAGTAGTGGGAGAAGCGGCAAATGGTAAAGAAGCTGTGGAAAAATACAAAGAATTAAAACCAGATATCGTGACTATGGATATTACAATGCCGGAAATGAATGGTATAGAGGCTATTAAAGAGATTAAAAAGATAGATCCAAATGCAACAGTTATTGTATGTAGTGCTATGGGACAACAGGCAATGGTTATAGAAGCAATTCAAGCGGGAGCAAAAGATTTTATAGTTAAACCTTTCCAAGCAGCAAGGGTAATTGAGGCAATTCAGAAAGTATCAGGTTAG